In Colletotrichum higginsianum IMI 349063 chromosome 1, whole genome shotgun sequence, one genomic interval encodes:
- a CDS encoding Major facilitator superfamily transporter has protein sequence MAGLICTAMMMCNFLAAGPSIALLEAALEFFPAAATDNDVLTLAIAQTAYFFTTTALLQGVGNFFWVPIANKFGRRPVYIASYSIYFACTIWLIFDHTYGGFLAGRILMGFGAGAAETIAPISIADVFFLHERGTIMALYTAFLSAGVGFGLVISGLVTINHDWRVIYQVTAALVGAVLLLAFFTFPETAYERDDASAWNRLGSLGGSKPGSMGSETELSRPARDLPEPAKQTYLTSLKLFNKTLTQESLLKLALRPLGLIILPPVLWAALVQAVTVGFLVAVTSNAGSAFYTAYGFDSWQIGLCFIAGIIGALLGIPAGGHLGDMVADWFTRRNGGIRDPEMRLPGMIISLVTTPLALVLYGVGIENQLHWICPTIGIGLLTFSISQGTNICLVYVIDAYRPVAGEITLAVMGFKSIFGFLLSFYTNTWVEEAGYENAFGAMAGIASAVLVMWVPLFVWGKTIRHESWKWRIVRYVHWNEDREVGE, from the exons ATGGCGGGGTTGATTTGCACCGCCATGATGATGTGCAATTTCCTGGCAGCCG GCCCCTCGATAGCGTTGCTGGAGGCAGCTTTGGAGTTCTTCCCCGCAGCGGCCACCGACAACGACGTCCTCACTCTGGCAATCGCACAGACTGCATACTTCttcacgacgacggcgctgctACAGGGCGTGGGCAACTTCTTCTGGGTGCCCATAGCCAACAAGTTCGGCCGGCGGCCAGTCTACATCGCGAGCTACTCCATTTATTTTGCATGCACGATCTGGCTCATCTTTGACCACACCTACGGTGGCTTCCTGGCTGGTCGAATCCTGATGGGATTCGGAGCCGGGGCGGCAGAGACCATTGCCCCTATCTCCATTGCCGATGTCTTCTTTCTGCATGAAAGAGGAACCATCATGGC GTTGTACACCGCGTTCCTCTCGGCAGGAGTTGGCTTCGGACTGGTCATTTCTGG GCTTGTCACGATCAACCATGACTGGAGAGTAATCTACCAAGTTACTGCCGCCTTGGTCGGAGCCGTGCTTCTTCTCGCCTTCTTCACTTTTCCCGAGACGGCATACGAGCGAGACGATGCGAGCGCCTGGAACCGCCTTGGCTCGCTGGGCGGGAGCAAGCCCGGGTCCATGGGGTCAGAGACAGAGCTCTCCCGCCCCGCGAGGGATTTGCCAGAACCTGCGAAACAGACATACCTAACGTCCCTGAAGCTTTTCAACAAGACCCTGACGCAAGAGAGCCTGCTGAAGCTCGCCCTGCGGCCGTTGGGCCTGATCATCCTCCCACCTGTTTTGTGGGCGGCGCTGGTGCAGGCTGTGACGGTTGGTTTCCTCGTGGCCGTGACTTCAAACGCGGGGTCCGCATTCTACACAGCATATGGCTTCGATTCTTGGCAGATTGGTCTCTGTTTCATCGCTGGTATTATCGGTGCTCTTCTCGGAATTCCGGCCGGGGGCCACCTGGGCGACATGGTTGCCGACTGGTTCACCAGACGAAATGGAGGCATTCGGGATCCGGAGATGCGACTTCCTGGCATGATCATTAGCCTGGTCACGACGCCGCTGGCATTGGTATTGtacggcgtcggcatcgagaaCCAGCTGCATTGGATCTGTCCCACTATCGGCATTGGTCTTT TGACCTTTTCGATATCTCAGGGGACAAATATCTGTCTCGTATACGTGATTGACGCCTACCGGCCGGTGGCGGGCGAGATCACGCTGGCCGTCATGGGCTTCAAGT CAATCTTTGGCTTCCTGTTGTCCTTCTACACCAACACTTGGGTCGAAGAGGCAGGTTACGAAAACGCTTTCGGCGCCATGGCGGGTATCGCATCCGCTGTGCTGGTCATGTGGGTGCCACTGTTCGTTTGGGGCAAGACGATACGACACGAGTCGTGGAAGTGGCGGATCGTCCGGTATGTCCATTGGAACGAAGACAGGGAGGTTGGAGAATGA
- a CDS encoding Short-chain dehydrogenase has protein sequence MPPVLTALVTAGSAGLGAATAKLFARNGYNVVINYANDADRAAALVRELRSLSPLPADQQRFGAVKADLSNRLETPGLVRQAVEVLGGTGLDVVFSNGGWTRLRDIADLDDNVDEDDWDRCFNMNVKSHLFLMHAARPYLDEAEGVFITTASLAGVKVSGSSLAYAVTKAAQLHLVKGLAIAAGPKDWGLQFPEEKQQAARDRTPLKRLATVEDVAEQVLCFARSRSVTGANAVIDGGLSI, from the exons ATGCCTCCCGTCCTAACCGCCCTCGTCACGGCAGGCAGTGCAGGGCTCGGCGCCGCGACAGCCAAGCTCTTCGCCCGCAACGGCTATAATGTCGTCATCAACTACGCCAACGATGCCGACCGTGCCGCCGCTCTGGTCCGCGAGCTCCGGTCCCTCTCCCCGCTGCCGGCGGACCAGCAGCGattcggcgccgtcaaggcaGACCTCTCCAACAGGCTCGAGACGCCTGGACTCGTCCGGCAGGCAGTCGAAGTGCTCGGAGGAACCGGCCTGGATGTTGTCTTCTCTAACGGCGGCTGGACGCGGCTAcgcgacatcgccgacctcgacgacaacgttgacgaggacgactggGATCGCTGCTTCAACATGAACGTCAAGTCGCACTTGTTCCTCATGCACGCCGCGCGGCCATATCTGgatgaggccgagggcgtcttcATCACCACGGCGTCGCTAGCCGGCGTCAAAGTCAGCGGGAGCTCCCTA GCCTATGCCGTGACCAAGGCAGCACAGCTACACCTCGTGAAGGGTCTGGCGATAGCAGCCGGCCCGAAG GACTGGGGTCTGCAGTTccccgaggagaagcagcaggcGGCGCGGGACAGAACGCCCCTCAAACGTCTCGCCACAGTCGAGGACGTGGCTGAACAAGTCCTGTGCTTCGCCCGTAGCAGGAGCGTCAccggcgccaacgccgtcattGACGGGGGCCTGAGCATATGA
- a CDS encoding FAD binding domain protein yields the protein MLVNGDSHHPNGGHSTSLFHDHPRPLKIAIVGAGIGGLSAAIALRRHGHHVDIYEQSRLANETGAAVHLAPNANGLLRRWGIYAEAFGANPLHHFKERDLRNQGGFDVDIRKSQGQWQHPWQLVHRAYLHSEIRKVATGEDDGVSPPAKVHVGSKVVGANPEKGELHLEDGTTVQADVILGADGIYSKVRRLITGNEQKLLRSGKAAFRFLIPRAAALEDPVTAPLVDKENSLGIWFDTDRRIVVYPCNNNQLLNFVCIHPDTESHATATDEWNKKGSIEQLLKVYQEFDPAVLQLIKKVHPDEVNVWQLLDMEAMPKWVNGKLALLGDAAHPFTPHQGQGAGQAMEDAAALAIVLPKGTSPEDVTERLQLYEKIRMERAHTIQEFSRQAGKDRIPGQPPAIQMMNYTNYNFGHDEHDHATKVFNKYLWSKKKDLYWRMPIGFGPFPGPRQDFYGRRQPSELDRTFKTISFKFLTSRTFLETILPTESFRFKEPGTVCTASLSVTQLNNMSWLGGGGYNHLGLYIHGIEYVKHDGNSINGTHLAVLFESLADPIVSGREELGMPKLFCDIDVEHHATAARVRASWRGTKFVDITLKNLQPDTPNTERGIIGGEEDYGILTYRYIPSVGEPGKADAEYACVVPHEEEARDVPATVHAVSRSSEVSVKMEGHDWEKLPTLHHVAKFLAEIPIYKVVGAKVVEGKGVPNVSAAQRIE from the exons ATGTTGGTCAACGGCGATTCCCACCACCCCAATGGTGGTCACTCTACTTCTTTGTTCCACGACCACCCCCGACCTCTCAAGATCGCCATTGTCGGCGCAGGCATCGGAGGTCTGAGTGCTGCTATCGCGTTACGTCGACACGGCCACCACGTAGAT ATCTACGAGCAGTCGAGGCTCGCAAATGAGACCGGCGCCGCTGTGCACCTGGCACCCAATGCCAACGGTCTTCTGAGGAGATGGGGCATCTACGCTGAGGCCTTTGGCGCCAACCCCTTACACCATTTCAAGGAGAGGGACTTACGCAACCAGGGCGGCTTTGACGTCGACATCAGAAAGTCCCAGGGCCAGTGGCAGCACCCGTGGCAGCTAGTCCACCGCGCCTACCTGCACTCCGAAATCCGGAAGGTTGCCACGGgtgaggacgacggcgtcagcCCCCCAGCCAAGGTCCACGTTGGGTCCAAGGTTGTTGGTGCCAATCCTGAAAAGGGCGAGTTGCATCTAGAGGATGGCACAACTGTGCAAGCAGACGTCATTCTCGGTGCCGACGGCATTTAC TCCAAGGTCAGGAGGCTCATCACTGGCAACGAACAAAAGCTGTTGCGCTCGGGCAAGGCGGCATTTCGCTTCCTCATCCCGCGCGCAGCGGCTCTGGAGGATCCTGTCACCGCCCCCCTGGTCGACAAGGAGAACTCCCTCGGCATATGGTTCGACACGGACAGGCGTATCGTCGTCTACCCTTGCAACAACAACCAGCTCTTGAACTTTGTGTGCATTCACCCCGATACCGAGTCGCATGCAACCGCAACAGACG AATGGAACAAGAAGGGTTCCATTGAACAGCTTTTGAAGGTGTATCAGGAATTCGATCCTGCAGTCTTGCAGTTGATCAAGAAGGTCCACCCCGACGAGGTCAACGTTTGGCAGTTGCTGGACATGGAAGCCATGCCGAAGTGGGTGAACGGCAAGCTGGCCTTACTCGGCGATGCTGCCCACCCCTTCACACCTC ATCAAGGACAGGGAGCAGGTCAGGCGATGGAAGACGCCGCGGCGTTGGCAATCGTCCTGCCCAAGGGGACGTCTCCAGAGGACGTCACGGAACGGCTTCAACTTTACGAGAAGATCCGCATGGAGCGCGCGCACACGATCCAAGAGTTCTCTCGCCAGGCTGGCAAGGATAGAATACCTGGACAGCCACCCGCAATTCAGA TGATGAACTACACAAACTACAACTTCGGCCACGATGAACACGATCACGCAACCAAGGTTTTCAACAAATACCTCTGGTCCAAGAAGAAAGATCTCTACTGGCGCATGCCCATTGGGTTCGGTCCCTTCCCAGGCCCCCGTCAAGACTTCTACGGCCGGCGTCAGCCATCCGAGCTCGACCGTACTTTCAAGACCATCTCTTTCAAGTTTCTCACGTCGCGGACCTTTCTCGAGACGATTCTTCCAACCGAATCCTTCCGGTTCAAGGAGCCTGGCACCGTCTGCACcgcctctctctccgtcACCCAGCTCAACAATATGTCGTggcttggtggtggtggctaCAACCACCTGGGCCTTTACATACACGGCATCGAGTACGTCAAGCATGACGGGAACTCGATCAACGGCACCCATCTCGCCGTGCTTTTCGAGTCGCTCGCGGACCCTATCGTCTCGGGCCGCGAGGAGCTAGGCATGCCGAAGCTCTTCTGTGACATCGACGTCGAACACCACGCCACGGCGGCACGCGTGCGCGCGTCGTGGCGGGGCACCAAGTTCGTAGACATCACGCTCAAGAACCTCCAACCAGACACCCCCAACACGGAGcgcggcatcatcggcggcgaggaggactACGGCATCCTCACATACCGGTACATCCCATCGGTCGGAGAGCCTGgcaaggccgacgccgagtaCGCCTGCGTGGTGCCACACGAAGAGGAGGCGCGGGATGTTCCGGCCACGGTGCACGCCGTGTCGAGGTCGTCTGAAGTTTCGGTCAAGATGGAGGGGCACGACTGGGAGAAGCTGCCAACGCTGCACCACGTCGCGAAGTTCCTGGCCGAGATCCCCATCTACAAGGTCGTGGGTGCCAAGGTTgtggagggaaagggggtgCCCAACGTGTCGGCGGCGCAAAGGATAGAGTAA
- a CDS encoding Cupin, translating to MTSSTPSSDLRRPQRFITDHTPDGKAIFNTTLPTEIPQQTVGGDVKFYLGYTTEQTPVSLTGNKDVESYAARLANPPGIVIPGGSVVRIVDMPPSSLSPMHRTVSLDYGVVLEGEVDLVLDSGETRRMRRGDVSVQRGTMHAWKNVSETQWSRMLYVLQESKPLEVAGQVLKEDYGVGMGDVKPSTK from the coding sequence ATGACCTCTTCGACTCCTTCCAGCGACCTCCGCCGCCCTCAGCGCTTCATTACAGACCACACCCCCGACGGCAAAGCCATCTTCAACACCACTCTCCCCACCGAGATCCCTCAACAGACTGTCGGAGGTGACGTAAAGTTCTACCTCGGCTACACCACCGAACAGACACCTGTCTCCCTCACCGGCAACAAGGATGTCGAGTCCTACGCCGCGCGCCTCGCGAACCCGCCGGGCATCGTGATCCCTGGCGGCAGCGTCGTGCGCATCGTCGATatgccgccgagctccttgtcACCCATGCACCGCACCGTGAGCCTTGACTACGGGGTTGTGCTCGAGGGGGAGGTCGATCTCGTGCTTGATTCCGgggagacgaggaggatgcggaGGGGGGATGTGAGCGTGCAGAGGGGCACGATGCATGCGTGGAAGAATGTAAGCGAGACGCAGTGGTCGAGGATGCTGTACGTGCTACAAGAGAGCAAGCCGCTCGAGGTCGCTGGTCAGGTTTTGAAGGAAGATTATGGCGTGGGGATGGGTGATGTGAAGCCGTCCACGAAATGA
- a CDS encoding FYVE zinc finger protein has protein sequence MASPDGGAAPASLDDPNRLYEDGVDSISGSSHIGSDASSTSLERGDCRWRNARYHDMECSRYFDCPTHVVERQLSDDEAEDGDAGEDEPTVHLQMEDDTAENSSSARLRTIEPAVPDVTSEPRASFAPEPEPTTTDQPTEPANSAQATSARGTQGPDESQDPEEAAPAPPTPLSSRLSESSQPLPPTATPAQPTGEFVPPERSSSLATSQAANVSLHELSLRPALSSSRPPTTPPPPPARRSSSSAAVPPVSRAQQSSEERSSPPEFIYPRWQPDAEVTLCPICHIQFSIFVRKHHCRKCGRVVCNACSPHRITIPYQYIVQPPGQPRLAAQRYPSSLISGEGGYADFSNLGGGERVRLCNPCVPDPNTTPPQQPLGSPSQLSPRGSHYRSQSSIGTMSSNAPPPNRFSGYFTSGPSPETYARSRSITHSGSGGPSGSRGHHQSTQNRIMAGTPPTYYPSSSSGYPGSSRYRSMLDVGPSSSSSAAHNRALPPPPPQIAEEDECPVCHRELPSRSLPNFEAVRETHINTCITAHSTYSGTPTGETPQDTVGTPPPLAVRRTGMFPYVATEKDCVDSAECTICLEEFENAFAVSIGLASRPGLSIIPDGVPSTSMIVLAIDT, from the exons ATGGCGAGTCCAGACGGTGGAGCTGCCCCAGCTTCCCTAGACGATCCCAACCGCTTGTACGAGGATGGAGTAGACTCGATATCAGGCAGCTCCCACATAGGGAGTGATGCCTCAAGCACCTCTCTAGAACGAGGAGACTGTCGCTGGAGGAATGCCCGATACCACGACATGGAGTGCTCCCGATACTTCGACTGCCCTACTCACGTCGTGGAGAGACAGCTCTctgacgacgaagccgaagaTGGCGATGCGGGGGAGGACGAACCAACGGTGCATCTTCAGATGGAAGACGACACGGCCGAAAATTCTTCGAGTGCAAGGCTACGAACCATCGAGCCCGCCGTGCCAGATGTAACTTCAGAGCCGAGAGCAAGCTTTgcgcccgagcccgagccgACGACTACGGACCAACCGACAGAACCAGCAAATTCAGCACAGGCAACCTCAGCACGGGGTACTCAAGGGCCTGATGAGTCTCAGGATCCCGAAGAAGCCGCACCGGCACCACCAACGCCTTTGAGCTCTCGACTTTCAGAGTCTTCCCAACCTCTTCCACCCACCGCAACACCTGCGCAACCCACTGGAGAGTTTGTCCCGCCGGAAAGGTCATCGAGTTTGGCAACCTCGCAAGCTGCAAACGTATCGTTGCACGAATTGTCTCTTCGTCCAGCCTTGTCATCGAGTCGACCACCTacgacgccgcccccgccgccagcTAGACGATCGAGCTCTTCAGCTGCTGTTCCGCCCGTCTCGCGGGCCCAGCAGAGTTCTGAGGAGAGGAGCAGCCCTCCCGAGTTTATCTACCCAAGGTGGCAGCCAGACGCAGAGGTTACTCTCTGTCCGATATGCCACATACAGTTCAGCATTTTTGTTAGAAAACATCACTGCAG GAAATGTGGTAGAGTCGTGTGTAACGCCTGCTCGCCTCACCGAATCACGATTCCTTATCAGTATATTGTACAACCGCCAGGACAACCGCGGCTCGCGGCCCAGAGATACCCGTCGTCTCTCATCAGTGGTGAGGGAGGATATGCAGATTTCAGCAATCTCGGCGGAGGAGAGCGAGTTCGTCTATGCAACCCATGTGTCCCCGACCCCAACACCACGCCGCCTCAACAGCCGCTCGGCTCGCCGTCACAGTTATCGCCCCGGGGCTCGCATTACAGATCACAAAGCAGCATCGGCACAATGTCCAGCAATGCGCCCCCTCCCAATCGGTTCTCGGGCTACTTTACGTCGGGTCCTTCCCCGGAGACCTACGCGCGGTCTAGAAGCATCACG CATTCCGGCTCCGGTGGGCCCTCAGGCTCTCGCGGACATCACCAGTCTACCCAAAACCGGATAATGGCGGGGACCCCTCCAACATACTAcccttcgtcatcgtccggCTACCCGGGCTCATCCCGTTACCGGTCTATGCTGGACGTTGgcccgtcttcttcatcgtcagCCGCCCATAACCGTGCActaccaccgccgccgccccagatCGCTGAGGAGGATGAGTGTCCCGTTTGCCACCGGGAGCTGCCCTCACGCAGTCTGCCCAACTTCGAGGCCGTACGAGAGACGCACATCAACACCTGCATCACTGCCCACAGTACATATAGCGGCACGCCGACGGGTGAGACGCCACAGGATACCGTCGGGACACCGCCTCCTTTGGCCGTGCGCCGGACTGGCATGTTTCCCTATGTGGCAACGGAGAAGGACTGCGTCGACTCTGCCGAGTGCACCATCTGCCTTGAGGAGTTCGAG AATGCCTTTGCCGTTTCCATCGGTCTTGCATCTCGGCCTGGTTTGTCAATCATCCCGGACGGTGTCCCGTCCACCAGCATGATAGTTTTGGCTATTGATACATAG
- a CDS encoding Rare lipoprotein A, translating into MKHHVLLLAATAAHMAFAKPIRACPAKSRSTTVITFTVGPTSVVPTLSPVRPTPIEQPAPSETPVEVPVETSVQVSPSVTTPALSSAPVGEKAAPSSSSVNTPVVSTTPISSGETKQGKSTFYGGNTSGGMCSFSTYTIPSGLFGTAFSGQAWDSAAHCGACVKVTGPNGNSLTAMIVDQCPECDEGHLDLFQDAFTKLGSVSDGIISTSYEFVECGITSPIKLHNKSGTSPHWFSMQVLNHNEPVSTLEVSTDGGSTWQATTRQQYNFFENPSGFGTDSVDVRVTSESGRIVTVEGVSIAADSEHEAAANF; encoded by the coding sequence ATGAAGCATCACGTTCTTTTGCTggccgccacggccgcccACATGGCTTTCGCCAAACCGATCAGGGCCTGCCCTGCAAAGTCGCGCTCGACGACCGTCATCACCTTCACTGTCGGTCCGACATCCGTAGTCCCGACCCTTTCCCCCGtccggccgacgccgatcGAGCAGCCGGCCCCGTCCGAGACCCCCGTCGAAGTACCCGTCGAGACCTCTGTTCAGGTGTCGCCGTCCGTCACCACTCCCGCGCTGTCTTCGGCCCCCGTGGGGGAGAAGGCTGCCccatcgtcgagcagcgTCAATACCCCGGTCGTATCCACGACACCGATCAGCAGCGGCGAGACTAAACAGGGCAAGTCGACATTCTACGGCGGCAATACCTCCGGTGGCATGtgctccttctcgacgtaCACCATCCCCTCGGGCCTATTCGGCACCGCCTTCTCCGGCCAGGCTTGGGATTCGGCCGCCCACTGCGGTGCTTGCGTCAAGGTCACTGGCCCCAACGGCAATAGCTTGACGGCGATGATTGTCGACCAATGCCCCGAGTGCGACGAGGGCCACCTCGATCTCTTCCAAGACGCCTTCACCAAGCTTGGTTCCGTTTCAGACGGCATCATATCGACTTCGTACGAGTTCGTCGAGTGCGGCATCACGTCGCCCATCAAGCTGCACAACAAGTCCGGTACATCACCCCACTGGTTCTCCATGCAGGTGTTGAACCACAACGAGCCCGTATCGACGCTGGAGGTTAGCACGGACGGTGGAAGTACCTGGCAGGCGACGACGCGCCAGCAGTACAACTTCTTTGAGAACCCGAGCGGCTTCGGAACCGACTCTGTTGACGTTCGGGTGACGAGTGAATCCGGAAGGATTGTAaccgtcgagggcgtcagcATCGCGGCCGACTCTGAGCATGAGGCAGCAGCCAACTTCTAA